Below is a window of Gossypium hirsutum isolate 1008001.06 chromosome A12, Gossypium_hirsutum_v2.1, whole genome shotgun sequence DNA.
aagttcaaccgggaaattccttacttttcaacattttactaaattgtccgtaatcaatttaaattcataacttacatcaaataaccatttgataggcatccacatttcatattatatcaaaatataataacataaaaagaatcgatagattatttatgtacgaacttactcgaagtgtcgatctcactatccatagtaccaattgtccattcatagtataataagacacaactcaaatatcaaatcagcttttaagaatttacataacatacatcacatatttcatatatcagttgtcatgtatcatcattttcttgcatttcatgtaacatttttgtcatgttatatttccacatcataaacaccattccatcaacttttcaaatatattaaatcatacaatatatgcaataatagtaagaaaaataattcaaacataatattgcattattattatcatacgaacttacctcgatccagaaacgacaatttaccattttagtccataaccttgtattttcctgatttaagcccgaatcttgattttcttcatctataatatcacatttagcctaataattagtcacactattcatacgggtccaaaaatcatatttttacaaattttcattttgacccctaaacttttgcatatttgcacttttgccatAAGGTTCGGAAATtcaacttcatcctattttcttatgttttatgacatgctgatcatttttcccttctatggaaacatcaaattctcactctaacatgtacttatgactattacgTATTTtgaccgattaagcccttttactcgttttcacttaaaaccgagtagcacaagttgtctaacataatttaaaacctcatattctatcataaaacacaaaaatacacaaatttcacctatgggtatttttccaattatgaaccctaggttgaattattgctagcataagctaaatcaagttaccgagactctaaaaatgtaaaaatcattaaaaacgaggctagaacggacttaaaatcgagcttggaagctttaaaaccctatccatggagcctcccttggtatacacgtccatggtgaagaatatgaacaaaattggcttttaattttgtattttaattcattttacccctaaatgaccaaaatgctctttttactaaactttccaaaaattccatccatgttcaattttttgtccataaacttagaaattggtcaattttctatttaagacctcctaattaatatttcaaagcaatttcatactagaaacttctagaatacaagttttgcaacttattgaatttagtccctaacttcaaattaagcactttatgcatagaatttcttcacaaaattttcacacaatcatgcaatcatatcatagacctcaaaataatcataaaataattatttatatctcggatttgtggtcacgaaatcactattctgattaggccctaattcgggatattacaaaacCTTACAATTTAATTCTCAATGTGGGAAGCTCGGCTACTATCTTCAAAATTATGATAGCAAGCCCTTGAAATTGTGACACCTACTTGGgatattttataaaacttttcTTTGTGGTCCTTAATCGACTCCTAGATGGTATTAAGCTTTTTTAAGCTTGTATTTGACTCAGAAATGATTATTTATTGTGTTTGATACGTGTAATACTTGTATATGAATGTTTAACGATGGAATTAGTATATAGTTTATCATAGTTGCTCCGACAATGAATATGACACCCTGTAGCTCAGACCTGGTGATCAgactgggtatggggtgttacaaatgtgcTTAGCATACTCAAGATTTGCAACGTTATCACTAGAAGATGAAACAAGAACTTTCGATGGAACAACAACTGACCAATCAAGAAATCTTTCCAAGCCATGACTTTTAATAGTATGAAGCACTTGTTGCTTCCCAAGTAAAAAGTTCTTTCATTCAAGCAAACATTCACATGTTTGTTAGAAAATACCTAACTAATCTTGCTCGCAGGAATAACATGATCAGAACTTGATACCTTTGTAAGTCGAATCTCAATATCACTTACCACGATCGAACCACAAGCCTGCATCAAACATCGGAACTGGCAGAAATACAATACAAGAATAACGAACAAACAAACAACAAATAAGAACAAAGTATAAGAGAATCAAACTTCTTTATTGATGAATCACCTAAGCTTCACAATAAGCCAACTTAAAAAGTTATAGTCTCCTTCACATATCACAACTATATAcgtaactaacttaactaaccaAGTCAGTTAGCAACAGACTTAACAGATAATTGTCAGTTGTTGCTTGCCAACCATCACCTTTTCTACACTTGATTCATATGCTTTTAATAGAAAGGGGTCAATCTATACTGAAGTAAAACTGAAGTAGTTTTATacactttataattttttgtacgattaatattttaacaatttgatcgtcatattttatattcaatttatgTTGATCATACATGCTAAGTTTTGGTTAAATTAAAAATGTCTAATTAttactttcaaatataaaatatataattatttattttatgtaaaaaaatttcaacaattaaatatatattaataaatataatattttatataggtACGATAGAAATATTGAATCGATTCAAAAATTTAcatgtataataaatataattgtatatttatattttgtaaatctaataattaaattattaaaatattaatagtaaaaaaaattaaaaaaatcttggCTAAAAGTAtctgtctttctttttttcttttttaattaataaggttCATTTAATTACTTCTCCGATAGTTAGGAAAAGAGCattgaacattttttttttccaaaattaccaATTTAATGGACGACATCGTAAAAGTAAAACAATTCTtttacaagaaaaagaaaaaaaaatatctcCCTTGCCGGAGATAGTGTACTGCAAAATAAGACACGCTTCTTCTCCTTATCCAAACCCTCCTCCATAAAACCCCTGCAAACAAACCCCATTCTTCAATGGCAACCTAACCCAAAATCTCCATTTCCCGTAATTAAAAGAAATGCTTCAATCTTTTAATTCAACGAATTCTTCAATGGAACTCTCATCATCTCTTACACCCTTCTCGAAAAAGCTCTCCGATATCTCATTCTCTTCATCCCTCTCCCCCTTCCCACTTCAACTCTACCCACAAACATCAAAACCCAAAAACCTCCGCGTCCTCGCTGTTGCTGTCGGCCCATCGCAAGAGCTTCCCAGAAACAGCCCGCAAAGACTCCTAAAAGAGCTTGCCCATCGTAAAAAAGCCACAGCTCCAAGGAAAAAAGTACCTCCAAAAAGGTTCATACTGAAGCCTCCCCTCGATGACAAAAAACTGACAGAAAGATTCCTAAACAGCCCACAATTATCCTTAAAACAGTTCCCTTTGTTAAGTTCTTGCCTGCCTTCTTCAAAGCTTAACACTGCTGACAATACTTGGATAGACGAGTATTTGCTTGAAGCTAAGCAAGCTTTGGGGTATCCTTTGGAGAAATCTGATGAATTGGGAGATGATAATCCGGCGAAACAGTTTGATACTCTGTTGTATTTGGCGTTTCAGCATCCTTCTTGTGATAGGACTAATGCTAGGCACGTTAGGTCGGCTCATTCCAGGCTTTGGTTTTTGGGGCAATATGTACTGGAGTTGGCTCTGGCGGAGTTTTTCTTGCAGAGGTATCCGAGGGAATCGCCGGGGCCAATGAGGGAAAGAGTGTTTGGTTTGATTGGGAAGAGGAATTTGCCTAACTGGATTAAAGCTGCTAGCTTGCAGAATCTAATCTTTCCTTATGATGATATGGATAAATTGATTAGGAAAGACCGGGAACCTCCTGTGAAGTGAGTTTTTCTTCTGTTTATCATTTGACGAATAATTTGCTTAGTAGATCTTGACGTGTATAATTCATAAATTTCTGAATTGCTATATATTTGTTTGAACTTGAGGGTACGTGGGGGCAGGTGTTGAATTTTCATTTTGGGAATTGGTGCACCTAGCTTTAGTCTCACATACCATGGCATAGAAATAAAACCATTGCATTCCTCTTGCCTTTAGCTATGATGTTTTGACCGCTTTTACTTGCCCATGGTTGTTGCCTTCTAAGTATCATTACTTGTAGAATTTTTGTTTCTTGAATCCATGCTAGGTTAACTTTGGACTTAATCCTGTGCATTTTAGCTGTGTTGCTCCAACTCTTTCTTTTTTCAAGTACCCGTGTTCGACACTGGTGTCTGGCGTATATCAGGACACGGTTTTGGTGATGAGTCCCTCCAAGActctccaaatacatggaaaagcTTAAAAAGAAAGGAACATACCCATGTCAAACTCAAAATTGTATATGGCTCACACTTAAGTCCAAGTAATATAGCCTTTTTAGTTTTTAGGCTGCGCTTTCAGCAAGCCAGGCATCAATATGCACTAGGCACATTCTTCTGTTGTTCTTATGGCTGCATACCAGTTTTGCATGGCAACATGATTTGGAACTGATAGCATGTGACGAAATAAGGCTATCCATATTTGTTAAGAAAATGATATTTTCACGGTTGGACTTAGAATTTAGCTGCTTAGTGGTTGCAGCTGCACTGCTCAAACATATATCTGAATGttacatggttcaaaccctaacTTGCTCAAACATACTACGTCTTAGTAAATGCTGCATTATGTTTCTTTTGTGGtctagataaaataaaaacagagtcAAATCGGAGGCATATGATAGGATTACTGTGCTATTAAGGTGACTGCAGTAGGATGGAGTTGCCATCATTATTATGCATAATCTTTGTTATCTGCTAGTGATGGAGCTACCAAGTTTACTTGTATTTATTGACACCCTGCTTTACTCTTTAAAATCTTTACTTTGTGAGGTTGAGAAAGGGGTTTTGCATATTAAGCAATTTATTTGCTATTATCTTTTTGTCAGTATGTATGATTTATTGAAGAGATAATCTCAGTTTTCTATTTTTAACTACAAATGCATGGCTAGAATAACATCAGGACAGAGAAGATCCAAAAACTTAGAAGTCATGGAACGCTGCTAATATTGGTTTAAACAATACAATAAAAATGTCAGGTTAT
It encodes the following:
- the LOC107925611 gene encoding ribonuclease III domain-containing protein RNC1, chloroplastic isoform X2; the encoded protein is MLQSFNSTNSSMELSSSLTPFSKKLSDISFSSSLSPFPLQLYPQTSKPKNLRVLAVAVGPSQELPRNSPQRLLKELAHRKKATAPRKKVPPKRFILKPPLDDKKLTERFLNSPQLSLKQFPLLSSCLPSSKLNTADNTWIDEYLLEAKQALGYPLEKSDELGDDNPAKQFDTLLYLAFQHPSCDRTNARHVRSAHSRLWFLGQYVLELALAEFFLQRYPRESPGPMRERVFGLIGKRNLPNWIKAASLQNLIFPYDDMDKLIRKDREPPVKSVFWALFGAIYLCFGMPEVYRVLFEVFGMEPEAEDCQPRLRRQLEDVDYVSVEFEGNKLSWQDVATYKPPQDALFAHPRLFRACVPPGMHRFRGNIWDYDSKPQVMQILGYPLAVNDRIPEITEARNIELGLGLQLCFMHPSKYKFEHPRFCFERLEYVGQKIQSLGSGYGGEVADEASRRPWKMATREASPCSYEQVLREVFAGKVYASFYHLLRASSRCV
- the LOC107925611 gene encoding ribonuclease III domain-containing protein RNC1, chloroplastic isoform X1; this translates as MLQSFNSTNSSMELSSSLTPFSKKLSDISFSSSLSPFPLQLYPQTSKPKNLRVLAVAVGPSQELPRNSPQRLLKELAHRKKATAPRKKVPPKRFILKPPLDDKKLTERFLNSPQLSLKQFPLLSSCLPSSKLNTADNTWIDEYLLEAKQALGYPLEKSDELGDDNPAKQFDTLLYLAFQHPSCDRTNARHVRSAHSRLWFLGQYVLELALAEFFLQRYPRESPGPMRERVFGLIGKRNLPNWIKAASLQNLIFPYDDMDKLIRKDREPPVKSVFWALFGAIYLCFGMPEVYRVLFEVFGMEPEAEDCQPRLRRQLEDVDYVSVEFEGNKLSWQDVATYKPPQDALFAHPRLFRACVPPGMHRFRGNIWDYDSKPQVMQILGYPLAVNDRIPEITEARNIELGLGLQLCFMHPSKYKFEHPRFCFERLEYVGQKIQDLVMAERLLMKHLDAPGRWLQEKHRRVLMNKFCGRYLREKYMHRFIIYSEQVQDAYENNRRLRNPATTAVQQALHGLSYTVYGKPDVRRLMFEVFDFEQIQPKSV